A genome region from Setaria italica strain Yugu1 chromosome III, Setaria_italica_v2.0, whole genome shotgun sequence includes the following:
- the LOC101757170 gene encoding F-box/kelch-repeat protein At3g23880, with product MDADDAPPVADGNYGVLPADMLYYILLCLPANHLCRLRLVCLSWRSLTSDPLFARAHSSRHPHVAALHCYLQALDVMDLHDKIVVRRIYLRQPSFCLVAQHNLICVGYTHAHYTAWRRGACVLSLQQGTGSTIADLSMEHDMSGRCRMPPTFKLGHVPSTGEYKVIHLYMPMAPDNSMAMVDRCHVMTLGSGDGRWREMRKPPCCSDMEPDSIASFDLATEEWRSRILQGPVQPSTKDEVRMLVELGDCLVMVHHNLKDLITDLWFIEDMNKSLWTKRCSIRWGATLLGVKRIERVRPLMVSDDGRIVFWIPAGAGVIGAYDPRTSTWVDLAKMGHYLTVATHQGMSLLLS from the exons AACTACGGCGTGCTGCCCGCGGACATGCTCTACTACATCTTACTCTGCCTACCGGCGAACCATctctgccgcctccgcctggtGTGCCTCTCGTGGCGGTCGCTCACGTCCGACCCGCTCTTCGCCAGGGCGCACTCGTCGCGCCATCCGCACGTCGCCGCCCTTCACTGCTACCTCCAGGCGCTCGACGTCATGGACCTGCACGACAAGATCGTCGTCAGGAGGATATACCTCAGGCAGCCCAGCTTCTGCCTAGTCGCACAGCACAATCTGATCTGTGTTGGGTACACCCACGCCCACTACACAGCATGGCGACGCGGCGCCTGCGTGCTCAGCCTGCAGCAGGGCACTGGTTCAACCATCGCCGACTTAAGTATGGAGCACGACATGTCAGGCCGCTGCCGAATGCCGCCCACATTTAAGCTTGGGCATGTCCCCTCCACCGGAGAGTACAAGGTAATTCACCTGTACATGCCCATGGCGCCAGACAactccatggccatggtggaCAGGTGCCATGTCATGACACTTGGTAGTGGCGACGGGAGGTGGAGGGAGATGCGAAAACCTCCG TGCTGCTCCGACATGGAGCCCGATAGCATAGCCTCGTTCGACTTGGCTACCGAGGAGTGGAGATCAAGGATACTCCAAGGGCCTGTACAACCTAGCACCAAAGATGAGGTCCGGATGCTAGTCGAGCTGGGTGACTGCTTGGTCATGGTTCATCACAACCTTAAAGATTTGATCACGGATCTCTGGTTCATAGAGGACATGAACAAGTCGCTCTGGACCAAACGATGTTCCATACGGTGGGGGGCGACTCTTCTTGGTGTCAAACGCATTGAGCGTGTCCGGCCGCTAATGGTCTCAGATGATGGAAGGATAGTTTTCTGGATCCCTGCGGGAGCTGGGGTCATTGGAGCATATGATCCAAGAACAAGTACCTGGGTTGATCTGGCAAAAATGGGACATTATTTAACCGTCGCCACGCATCAGGGGATGAGTCTCTTATTGAGCTAG
- the LOC101762680 gene encoding thaumatin-like protein gives MASPAATSRPAILLLLVVVLALNAGGAGAATFYVTNLCPFPVWPAAIPTGGGTQLNPGQTWLVQVPAGTTGGRIWGRTGCYFAGDHGGCSTGDCAGARSCVLSGKPPATLAEFTIGGVDAGAVDFYDVSVVDGFNVPMDLKCLTAGGDPVRCRDPGCADGSHPGDARVRTCRGNSDYQVIFCP, from the coding sequence ATGGCGTCTCCGGCGGCCACCTCTCGGCcagccatcctcctcctcctggtggTCGTTCTGGCCCTCAACGCCGGCGGTGCCGGCGCGGCCACCTTCTACGTCACCAACCTCTGCCCCTTCCCTGTGTGGCCGGCCGCCAtcccgaccggcggcggcacccagCTCAACCCCGGCCAGACGTGGCTCGTCCAGGTACCAGCCGGCACCACCGGCGGCAGGATCTGGGGGCGCACGGGCTGCTACTTCGCCGGTGACCACGGCGGGTGCAGCACTGGCGACTGCGCTGGCGCCAGGAGCTGCGTCCTCTCCGGCAAGCCACCGGCGACCCTGGCGGAGTTCACCAtcggcggcgtcgacgccggcgccgtggaCTTCTACGACGTCTCGGTGGTGGACGGCTTCAACGTACCCATGGACTTGAAGTGCCTCACCGCCGGCGGTGACCCGGTCCGGTGCAGGGACCCTGGCTGCGCCGACGGCAGCCACCCCGGCGACGCGAGGGTCCGCACGTGCAGGGGCAACAGCGACTACCAAGTAATCTTCTGCCCATGA